Proteins encoded together in one Acanthochromis polyacanthus isolate Apoly-LR-REF ecotype Palm Island chromosome 12, KAUST_Apoly_ChrSc, whole genome shotgun sequence window:
- the cicb gene encoding protein capicua homolog isoform X1: MRSLKKHRGRSPPLTRGRGGRRRGASQPLQEKDPKRVKRETLVKTTQHTPNTPSKRKHTPPSATANSNEEPIVNSNSLTKGEPTELSKPVESVENDGKGAEEKVEKEAIVGTNGNSTKPTNSVASSTSAPAPISAATPPLTTNHSPSSVSSRKTATFKARVPKKKYTYEHFTNNACAMNTIPTSSPALIHNSYCSKISNSVNSLNNNLMNSNNISNSINISASSGNNSNVTNDIKKIANSSNSCAGNTFINSSHSKSNNCSGNQPSMLAVDSKATEDHLISMQDKTFRTTDSLEKVSQTRENESEGTLISVCSSSTDTASEHSTDLDVLEATGPKLHPKNSHIPAPLHNLHFKEASPAEGLAEALAKGMKNQRILARQIKRTVASSVETAGTGDSCLSSSVFRPGVVRKVSADTVEVQLNGEETLIKYPFYGGTMTTSSSGAECTVEFILDAPPSGMAPVAIGTQVCVPFGGEEGGPLLYREGIVGQVDPHPGVSFPYQVLLNEERETLGRRGGEKRKANGQAVWVSRQSLRLVIPPWEVSHLDGGRVKERERDREREERERREEMEVEREVCQLSIGMGVLGGGVRLGHGFSHEGVSGRHTYGNVHSPSSAATASVMTSTGHGCGDNYSDRERQKQSKTSEEDVEVSCFNMGHTTGPIANSGTSQHRNVIPKSSGFPPSSPHLSVVRSLGPPHLSTIASLQPSPSPGLPGSEMNNLPPSKTAPTQNPTPTLGGGSSSTSSRSRTPLSLAQQKYKKGDVVCTPNGIRKKFNGKQWRRLCSREGCMKESQRRGYCSRHLSMRTKEMEAAGGEKGGGGGGSSSGTVTPSDLRGRASSEFEWDDTSRESSETSSRGDSRPRLVLPSLLPHDLSSRFDFDECEAATMLVSLGSSRSGTPSFSPISNQSPFSPAPSPSPSPLFGFRPANFSPITASPVLQHRRHRQPSGTGGGGGGGSKVTTPAGGGERERHTSGIQPSFHSNLTFTVPMSPSKRKPDALPPPPLPSHHHDYTPKTELEQEDPNNSFRVLSPQTLASHSCTHTPTFSRPRGVATLSSSRPPSSTAVSPPPLLVSPTPPSPLTADGGPRRVVPISQQALRDSPVIVRNPEVPLAKFTECPVGRGGGGDRNEGEIDNTSSKDVAVTPLNPQSVSGLQVPVPINAAAATVPNGTVLFRSPAQTLLLVSPTPSSLPTTDNPANTLQALSVTVSTTVTAPAPSSTNSSGEHEENRGPGFGGEVQQPVPCHPSPTALLPLILPAESLHPAPRKDIIMGRPGTVWTNVEPRSVPVFPWHSLVPFLAPTQSDASSQPGEGQHPVNHPQAASLKTECQGVAALLQEPAEAPPTIERGPPLRPPPCSDEPPPEKEKGDAERERPDSETESDVDDPFLPGVVPEQPLSTSPVKRRTQSLSALPKDGDKSSPGKREKDHIRRPMNAFMIFSKRHRALVHQRHPNQDNRTVSKILGEWWYALGPKEKQKYHDLAFQVKEAHFKAHPDWKWCNKDRKKSSSEGRGVPGGKDIRERSMSESTEPHSVELKGVGPGLVGVSERNAGEGHVGQLTRPRAFSQSAMHNLERSDRGNTQALAELAQMCGDGGSQFSSHAPPLSQSQRGVSEDMTSDEERMVICEEEGDDDVIEDPYPSSSIDLKCKERVTDSDSDNGSGDESDRKRVFAPVICSSASSSSSHHTSHGRSVSLSSYPSSKRYDEGRSGGGGFLDHKRKERGEGKDTFGGDGGGSAQAPSLSLSSGQSAMSTSSTEGPRSSSVGSLGANPHLNIGAVRVASTVVTNVMRPVISTPLPIASKPRDGGTSSSPHPPERKSLTPQQQPQLLIGSGSASGTAATGGGYYSSSSPNPVSAGVSPGGVVTNLVLGGTLSAQPAVQLITPSPQPQHSQQQALSSTAVSAPHSQTNGPLPLNLLQPQFLPASSLAPPGGKAITQVQYILPTLPAATNPKSPPQQLSQPTSIFNLPAAPPTHVSLANGKQQGTSSLTGYTSSPAVGVVSPGTRVQTQSPVLQGKMLVPMATVRTAPAPAQQFPIVAPPLPVQNGAQSGNKIIQIAPMPVVQSQLPAGGAVHPSSPFPVTMGTAAVVAPGSAPSQAVLLPPAPTRITYVQSTPGVPSTLPLVSTTTGSSSTQQALPVPGSAYVPSSLATLGFTAIAPPGQTLVQPLITGQPPLLATAQSPQPSTTAPVSGSGGQIVTAIYPPSPSVTMATGVVSMAAVPPSVVYSVSSASTASPHILPKHTATPTTITHLHPQPHPDRQPDRHLPLDRPADRHTDRPSERQAEPMTHSDRQLERQPQTSSSSSSTAPPSGSAVSLRPCSPSLQIQTPGSTSKLTQPPVRIPQKVKATVATIPVGSYEGGSRGKERERDKDREREREREREKERERETGANSHFSFDPDVTRQIGSPSTHPTEEPASSDRPLEASSATDSSDTRNWESTIATEAGWKESHPSSPLPPPSATEPTLPPPQTDKDIPTPKKVKARPPPLKKTFDSVDKTGRVLSEVYFEERFAELPEFRPEEVLPSPTLQSLATSPRAILGSYRRKRKNSTDLDSATDDQVSPKRKSRRRSSCSSEPNTPKSAAKCEGDIFTFERAATDGEDILAELEFDKVPYSSLRRTLDQRRALVMQLFQEQGFFPSAQATAAFQTRYSDIFPTKVCLQLKIREVRQKIMQTATPSDAPGLGASDSLPGPSGSQAGEGSGRGGGDLQDEEVEQGTEANPEDPRDSQDSSR, translated from the exons ATGAGATCATTAAAGAAACACAGAGGGCGTTCTCCCCCATTAACTAGAGgcagaggggggaggaggagaggggccTCGCAGCCTCTCCAAGAGAAAGACCCCAAAAGAGTCAAGAGGGAGACGCTTGTCAAAACCACACAGCACACACCCAACACCCCCTCCAAGCGCAAACACACCCCACCCTCTGCCACTGCCAACTCTAACGAAGAACCAATCGTAAACAGCAATAGTCTCACAAAGGGGGAGCCTACTGAGCTGAGCAAACCTGTGGAGTCAGTTGAGAATGATGGAAAGGGAGCAGAAGAAAAGGTAGAAAAGGAAGCGATAGTGGGCACGAATGGAAATAGCACCAAGCCCACCAATTCTGTAGCATCTTCTACCTCTGCCCCGGCACCAATCTCCGCAGCTACTCCCCCTCTAACCACAAATCACAGCCCCAGTTCAGTCTCCAGTAGGAAAACGGCCACATTTAAGGCTCGTGTACCcaagaaaaaatacacatatgaACACTTTACTAACAATGCATGTGCCATGAATACCATTCCTACCTCCAGCCCTGCACTCATACATAACAGTTACTGCAGTAAGATCAGTAACAGTGTGAATAGTCTGAATAATAATTTGATGAATAGTAACAATATTAGTAATAGCATTAATATTAGCGCCAGTAGTGGTAATAACAGTAATGTCACAAATGATATTAAGAAGATAGCTAACAGTAGTAACAGTTGTGCTGGGAATACTTTTATCAATAGCAGTCATAGCAAAAGTAATAATTGCTCAGGTAATCAGCCATCAATGCTAGCTGTGGATAGCAAAGCAACAGAAGATCATTTAATCTCCATGCAGGATAAAACCTTCAGGACAACAGATTCCTTGGAAAAAGTGTCCCAAACTAGGGAAAATGAATCAGAGGGGACCCTTATCTCAGTATGCTCCTCTTCCACTGATACAGCTAGTGAGCACTCAACTGACCTGGATGTACTGGAAGCAACAGGACCAAAACTTCATCCGAAGAACTCCCACATCCCTGCTCCTCTCCATAACTTGCACTTTAAAGAAGCCAGTCCTGCAGAGGGGCTAGCTGAAGCTCTGGCCAAAGGTATGAAGAACCAGAGAATTCTGGCTCGGCAGATAAAGAGGACTGTGGCGAGTAGTGTTGAGACTGCAGGTACTGGAGACTCTTGCCTCTCATCATCAGTCTTTAGACCAGGGGTAGTGCGTAAAGTGAGTGCAGATACTGTTGAAGTCCAGCTTAACGGAGAGGAGACCCTTATTAAATATCCTTTTTATGGTGGAACCATGACAACATCATCCTCAGGGGCTGAGTGCACTGTGGAGTTCATTTTGGATGCCCCCCCATCCGGCATGGCACCTGTTGCTATTGGGACCCAAGTGTGTGTGCCGTTTGGTGGAGAGGAAGGAGGTCCTCTGCTGTACAGGGAGGGGATTGTTGGTCAGGTGGACCCTCACCCAGGTGTCTCATTTCCTTACCAGGTGCTCTTGAATGAAGAGAGAGAAACTCTGGgtaggagagggggagagaaaaggaaagcaAATGGTCAGGCTGTATGGGTGTCCCGACAGAGCCTGAGACTGGTCATCCCTCCCTGGGAGGTCTCACATTTAGATGGTGGAAGGGTAAAGGAGAGAGAACGGGACAGGGAACGGGAAGAGAGGGAGCGGCGGGAGGAGATGGAGGTAGAGAGGGAAGTCTGCCAGCTAAGCATTGGAATGGGAGTGCTGGGAGGTGGAGTGAGGTTGGGTCATGGTTTTTCACATGAAGGGGTTTCAGGAAGGCATACCTATGGAAATGTACATTCACCTTCCTCCGCTGCCACTGCAAGTGTAATGACCAGCACAGGTCATGGGTGCGGAGATAATTACTCAGAccgagaaagacaaaaacagtctAAAACTTCAGAAGAGGATGTTGAAGTGTCTTGTTTTAACATGGGCCACACCACTGGTCCAATAGCAAATTCTGGGACCTCTCAGCACAGAAACGTAATCCCCAAATCCAGTGgcttccctccctcctccccccacctCTCTGTGGTGCGGAGTCTGGGACCCCCACACCTCTCCACCATAGCTAGTCTTCAGCCATCCCCATCCCCTGGCTTACCGGGGTCTGAAATGAACAACCTACCTCCATCCAAGACCGCTCCGACCCAGAACCCTACTCCTACTTTAGGCGGGGggtcctcctctacctcctctcgCTCCAGGACTCCCCTCTCCTTGGctcagcaaaaatacaaaaagggTGATGTAGTGTGCACCCCTAATGGAATCCGTAAGAAGTTTAACGGTAAGCAGTGGAGGAGGCTGTGCTCCAGGGAGGGCTGTATGAAGGAGTCTCAGCGTCGAGGATACTGCTCTAGACATTTGTCCATGAGGACCAAAGAGATGGAGGCAGCAGGtggagagaaaggaggaggaggaggaggcagcagctCAGGGACAGTCACCCCCTCTGACCTCCGGGGGAGAGCAAGCAGTGAATTTGAGTGGGATGACACATCAAGAGAGAGCAGTGAGACGAGTAGCAGAGGAGATTCTAGACCCCGCTTGGTCCTCCCGTCTCTCCTCCCTCATGACCTATCGTCACGCTTTGACTTCGACGAGTGTGAGGCCGCCACCATGCTTGTGTCATTAGGGAGCTCCCGCTCTGGCACCCCTTCTTTTTCTCCCATCTCAAACCAGTCGCCCTTTTCCCCTGCCCCCTCTCCCTCACCCTCCCCGCTGTTTGGTTTCAGGCCAGCCAACTTCTCGCCGATTACTGCCTCACCGGTCTTGCAACACCGGCGGCACAGACAGCCCAGTGGCACggggggaggaggtggagggggcaGTAAGGTAACAACCCCAGCcggaggaggagaaagggagAGACACACATCGGGCATCCAGCCCTCCTTCCACAGCAACTTGACGTTTACAGTCCCAATGAGCCCCAGCAAGCGAAAGCCAGACGCGCTTCCTCCACCACCTCTCCCCTCACACCACCACGATTACACTCCCAAAACAGAACTGGAACAGGAAGACCCAAACAACTCTTTCAGGGTGCTGTCCCCCCAAACACTGGCCTCAcattcctgcacacacacacccacgtTCTCCCGACCCAGAGGAGTAGCCACCCTCTCGTCCAGCAGGCCACCATCCTCCACCGCtgtttcccctcctcctctacTGGTGTCTCCaactcctccttctcctcttacTGCAGATGGAGGGCCCCGTCGTGTGGTCCCCATATCCCAGCAGGCCTTACGGGACTCCCCTGTCATCGTGAGGAATCCCGAAGTCCCCCTGGCAAAATTTACAGAGTGTCCCgtgggaagaggaggaggaggagatagaaATGAGGGGGAGATAGATAACACTTCATCTAAAGATGTCGCCGTAACCCCCCTTAATCCTCAGTCAGTTTCCGGCCTTCAGGTTCCCGTCCCAATTAATGCTGCCGCAGCCACAGTACCTAACGGCACCGTCCTCTTTCGGAGTCCAGCCCAAACTCTGTTGCTCGTCTCCCCGACACCTTCCTCCCTGCCCACCACTGACAACCCCGCCAACACCCTGCAGGCCCTGTCAGTTACTGTCAGCACAACGGTCACAGCTCCGGCTCCCAGCAGCACGAACAGCTCCGGTGAACATGAGGAGAACAGGGGCCCAGGATTTGGTGGTGAGGTCCAGCAGCCAGTTCCCTGTCACCCCTCTCCCACTGCCCTGCTGCCCCTGATCCTGCCAGCAGAAAGCCTTCACCCTGCTCCACGAAAGGACATCATCATGGGACGTCCTGGCACAG TGTGGACCAATGTGGAGCCCAGGTCTGTTCCAGTCTTCCCTTGGCATTCATTGGTTCCATTTCTAGCCCCTACCCAATCGGATGCTTCTTCTCAGCCAGGAGAGGGCCAGCACCCAGTCAACCACCCCCAAGCAGCCAGTCTGAAGACAG AGTGTCAGGGGGTGGCAGCACTGTTGCAGGAGCCTGCAGAAGCACCTCCCACCATAGAGAGAGGCCCCCCATTGCGGCCCCCCCCATGCTCTGATGAGCCGCCTCCAGAGAAGGAGAAAGGAGATGCAGAAAGGGAGAGGCCTGACAGTGAAACAGAGAGTGACGTGGATGACCC CTTCCTCCCAGGAGTTGTACCAGAGCAGCCCCTCTCTACATCGCCAGTAAAGAGACGTACTCAGTCCCTCAGTGCACTGCCCAAAGATGGAGACAAGAGCAGTCCAGGAAAG AGGGAGAAGGACCACATCCGGCGACCAATGAATGCATTTATGATTTTCAGTAAGCGCCATCGAGCATTGGTGCACCAGCGGCATCCAAACCAGGACAACAGGACAGTCAGCAAGATTCTTGGGGAGTGGTGGTATGCTCTGGGACccaaagagaaacagaagtaCCATGACTTGGCCTTCCAG GTAAAAGAAGCCCACTTCAAGGCCCACCCAGACTGGAAGTGGTGcaacaaagacaggaagaagTCCAGCTCTGAAGGTCGTGGGGTCCCGGGAGGCAAAGACATCAGAGAGAGGAGCATGTCTGAATCCACAG AACCTCATTCTGTGGAGCTGAAGGGTGTCGGTCCAGGTCTGGTGGGGGTGTCTGAAAGGAACGCTGGAGAGGGTCATGTAGGCCAGCTAACCCGTCCCAGAGCATTCTCTCAAAGTGCCATGCACAACCTGGAACGGAGTGACAGGGGTAATACACAAGCCCTGGCAGAACTGGCACAG atgtGTGGGGATGGTGGCAGTCAGTTTTCGAGCCATGCGCCTccactgtcacagtcacagcgTGGAGTCAGCGAGGACATGACCAGTGATGAGGAGCGCATGGTCATCTgtgaggaggagggagatgaTGATGTCATTG agGACCCTTATCCTAGCAGTTCGATAGACCTCAAGTGTAAGGAGCGGGTGACTGACAGCGACAGCGACAACGGGTCAGGCGATGAAAGTGACCGAAAG AGAGTTTTTGCTCCGGTCATCTGCTCCTCTGCATCATCCTCTTCCTCACACCATACTTCTCATGGGAGGAGTGTCTCATTATCCTCTTACCCCAGCAGCAAGCGTTACGATGAGGGGAGATCAGGAGGGGGAGGGTTTTTAGACCACAAGAGAAAGGAAAGAGGAGAGGGTAAGGACACATTTGGgggtgatggaggtggaagtgCTCAAGCCCCTTCTCTCTCGCTGTCTTCTGGCCAGTCTGCCATGTCCACTTCTTCTACTGAAGGACCTCGGTCTTCATCAGTAGGTTCGCTTGGTGCAAACCCACACCTGAACATTGGTGCTGTGAGAGTGGCCTCCACAGTGGTGACCAATGTAATGCGTCCCGTTATCAGCACACCACTCCCCATCGCGAGCAAACCCAGAGATGGAGGTACTTCATCCAGCCCACATCCGCCTGAGAGGAAGTCCCTGACTCCCCAGCAGCAGCCACAACTTCTGATTGGCTCAGGCTCAGCAAGTGGGACTGCAGCCACCGGGGGTGGGTACTACTCTTCATCTTCGCCTAATCCTGTGAGTGCAGGTGTGAGCCCGGGTGGGGTAGTGACTAATTTGGTGTTAGGAGGGACCTTGTCTGCCCAACCTGCAGTACAACTCATCACTCCATCCCCTCAGCCTCAGCATTCCCAGCAGCAAGCCCTCTCCTCTACAGCTGTTTCAGCCCCACATAGCCAAACCAACGGGCCCCTACCTCTGAATCTGCTTCAGCCCCAGTTCCTTCCTGCTTCCTCCCTAGCTCCACCTGGGGGTAAGGCCATCACACAAGTTCAGTACATTCTGCCCACCTTACCTGCCGCCACCAACCCCAAGAGCCCACCTCAGCAGCTCAGCCAGCCAACCAGTATCTTCAACCTGCCCGCAGCTCCACCAACACACGTGTCCTTGGCCAATGGAAAACAGCAGGGTACAAGTTCACTGACAGGATATACGTCCAGCCCAGCAGTGGGAGTGGTCAGCCCGGGAACTAGAG tgcaAACACAGTCTCCAGTGCTCCAGGGTAAAATGCTTGTTCCCATGGCAACAGTACGGACTGCGCCAGCCCCTGCCCAGCAGTTTCCTATTGTGGCTCCACCTCTTCCTGTCCAGAATGGTGCTCAGTCTGGAAACAAG ATTATCCAGATAGCTCCCATGCCTGTGGTCCAGTCTCAACTGCCTGCGGGTGGAGCAGTGCATCCTTCCAGCCCCTTCCCTGTAACAATGGGCACAGCTGCTGTGGTGGCACCAGGATCAGCCCCCTCCCAGGCTGTACTACTGCCACCAGCACCTACTAG GATTACCTATGTCCAGTCCACTCCAGGGGTCCCATCCACTCTGCCTCTGGTTTCCACAACAACAGGCTCTTCCTCCACCCAGCAAGCTCTGCCAGTGCCTGGATCTGCATATGTTCCATCGTCCCTAGCAACACTTGGGTTCACAGCTATTGCACCACCTGGACAGACACTTGTTCAGCCACTTATTACAG GTCAGCCACCGCTCCTAGCCACAGCTCAGTCTCCACAGCCCTCCACCACAGCCCCTGTTTCAGGCTCTGGGGGCCAGATAGTCACAGCCATCTACCCTCCTTCCCCCAgcgtcaccatggcaacaggggTGGTCTCCATGGCAGCAGTACCCCCCAGTGTGGTCTACTCGGTCTCGAGCGCTTCGACCGCTTCCCCTCACATCCTGCCTAAACACACAGCAACCCCCACCACCATCACGCACCTACATCCACAGCCCCATccagacagacagccagacagGCACCTGCCTCTGGACAGACCTGCAGACCGACACACTGACAGGCCGTCTGAGAGGCAGGCAGAACCGATGACACATTCGGACAGACAGCTTGAGAGACAGCCTCAAACCTCCAGCAGTAGCAGCTCAACGGCACCTCCCAGTGGCTCAGCCGTGTCCTTAAGGCCCTGCAGTCCTTCACTTCAGATCCAAACACCTG gcagTACATCCAAGCTAACCCAACCTCCAGTCAGGATCCCTCAGAAAGTGAAGGCAACAGTAGCAACCATTCCCGTGGGCAGCTATGAGGGAGGAAGCCgagggaaagaaagagagcgggacaaagacagagagcgagagagggagagagagcgggAAAaggagcgagagagggagacTGGGGCCAACAGTCATTTCTCTTTTGATCCTGATGTGACACGGCAGATAGGGTCTCCATCAACGCATCCCACTGAGGAGCCTGCATCTTCTGACAGACCCCTGGAGGCCTCCAGTGCTACAGACTCCTCTGACACAAGAAACTGGGAAAGCACAATTGCCACAGAG GCTGGGTGGAAGGAGTCCCACCCATCATCTCCTCTCCCCCCTCCATCAGCCACAGAACCCACCCTGCCCCCTCCACAGACCGACAAAGATATTCCGACACCCAAAAAGGTCAAAGCTCGCCCACCACCACTCAAGAAGACCTTTGACTCTGTGGACAA gactgGCAGGGTGCTGTCAGAGGTATATTTTGAGGAGCGCTTTGCCGAGCTGCCAGAGTTTCGGCCAGAGGAGGTTTTGCCTTCACCCACCCTGCAGAGTCTGGCCACCTCCCCCCGCGCCATTCTGGGCAGCTATCGCCGCAAGAGGAAGAACTCAACAG ACTTGGATTCAGCCACTGACGATCAAGTCTCTCCTAAGAGGAAGAGTCGGCGGcgctccagctgcagctctgagccCAACACGCCTAAAAGTGCTGCCAAGTGTGAGGGAGACATCTTCACCTTTGAGAGAGCAG CCACAGATGGAGAAGACATTCTGGCAGAACTGGAGTTTGATAAAGTGCCGTATTCCTCCCTGCGACGAACTCTAGACCAGAGGAGAGCACTTGTCATGCAGCTGTTCCAGGAGCAGGGTTTCTTTCCATCAG CTCAGGCCACTGCAGCCTTCCAGACGAGATACTCCGATATATTTCCTACCAAAGTGTGTCTGCAGCTGAAGATCAGGGAGGTGCGACAGAAGATCATGCAGACAGCTACTCCCTCAGACGCCCCTGGTTTAGGCGCCTCCGACTCCCTCCCTGGACCTTCTGGCTCCCAGGCAGGGGAAGGATCTgggagaggaggtggagacCTGCAGGATGAAGAAGTGGAACAAGGGACAGAAGCGAACCCAGAGGATCCTCGGGATTCACAGGACTCTTCCAGATGA